From one Lycium ferocissimum isolate CSIRO_LF1 chromosome 5, AGI_CSIRO_Lferr_CH_V1, whole genome shotgun sequence genomic stretch:
- the LOC132055282 gene encoding leucine-rich repeat extensin-like protein 3, with product MDRTWIILTFGIFFILFTLPVNSQGNVNSTNLQPPPPEKLPPPPPPPHPPPPPPYSPPPPSPLAPPPPHPPPPPPYSPPPPSPLAPPPPPPSTQGAPPPPASKKKDAEKKHLQHRHQNNPILRPPSQPSKGKKLNWGKRLGLMFVGIAAILQVCVVAFLIIKRRQLLKADSRF from the coding sequence ATGGATCGAACTTGGATAATCCTCACATTTGggattttcttcattttatttactCTTCCTGTAAATTCACAAGGAAATGTAAATTCCACTAATTTACAACCACCACCACCTGAGAAATTGCCGCCGCCACCACCTCCACCTCATCCACCTCCACCGCCGCCATATTCACCTCCTCCGCCTTCACCTTTGGCCCCACCGCCACCTCATCCACCTCCACCGCCGCCATATTCACCTCCTCCGCCTTCACCGTTGGCCCCACCGCCACCTCCACCATCCACCCAAGGGGCCCCACCGCCACCTGCTTCAAAGAAAAAAGACGCGGAAAAGAAACATTTACAACACCGCCATCAGAATAATCCAATATTAAGGCCACCTAGTCAACCATCAAAGGGAAAGAAGCTAAATTGGGGGAAGAGACTTGGGTTAATGTTTGTGGGTATTGCAGCGATATTGCAAGTTTGTGTGGTGGCATTTTTGATAATCAAGAGAAGGCAATTGTTGAAGGCAGATTCTAGATTTTGA